CGAtgcagagcttcgctttatagtgggtattatgcccgggtatAATTTCTACCTACAGAATATTGAGAGAGAATTTGATTTCTGAACGACCGAACAAATGAGCTCGAGCCCTCCATTTATAGGCTGATCGGACACTCTCTCACGCCTCGCGAGAGATTCGGTTAAGGCCTTCACAGCCCGCGAGAGCCTAAAAGGCGGCCATAGGCTTGTCGAGTCAAAGACCTAGCCCTGCCGAGTCATTAGACACGTGGCAGACTTGTGTGGCCGGCAAGTTAACTAGCTTGCGCCCCGCGCAAGACCAAGGGgtctgggtcgcggcccgcgagcgactcCCAAACTTcgtttttcttgaattttataaGTATAGGGGTAGTTTGGGCTCGTTTCTCGTGTACATGGTATATTTAGGAACGTTTAGGGTCACGTTAAGCgttctaggagggttgttatacttTGGTCTAAAGGAAAAACTTGAGGACGCGTTTTTTTTTCAAAGATGGGGAGAATGATGTGGGTGACGAACCAGGAGCTGAACCCATTTTGGAATAGGATTCAATGGGATCCATTTTGAAGATTATCTGAAGATCTGAATAATATTTAATTCCTTAATTATCGAGTCTTTTATATATTGTATCTTCTGTTTatttggtttatttatttatgtttatcTCTAAGGTTGTTAGGTTTTAGTATAAATATTGTTTTAGGGTTTATTATATTGTAGTTTTTTTTATAGAATTTTAGTTATAAGAAATCTGTTCTAGGAATATTGGATTCAATTTAAACGCTTTGATAAACTAATCGTTCTTAAACCATCTTATTGCTTCCGATTCTCCATCAAATAACATAGCCCCTATCGATTCGACAATGAGGCGAGCACTGGCCTCGGCCATGAGCACCTGAATAGTTGCCACTGTTAGAGCAAGTCGGATAGTTTTTGCCATGAATGGATGACCTTGGTTGTTATGACGAGTAGTAAAATAAGCAATTGTCAGAAACACACCCCGTAGGAATTGAAGAAATGGATGAGCAATAAAGAAGGTTTTAAAAGGCATACCAAGCAACAAAGAATCGAATAAGACTTGTCCACTTTAGCAACGAGTTGTTAAATAAAAAACCATTTTCACAGAAAGATGAGTAAACTGCTATTTTGGTCCTTGAGatttggtcaattttgccactttagtccaaatttgaaatcttttgcatctgggtccctatggtttcacttttattgccattttaatccaaaaatgaaatcaggtcatatttctcaaattaaatcctggttttttgtccttttcttcagaggcaaaatggtcatttattttattttatttaaagctTTTATTAAAACAATAATCTTTTGTGGATCCCACCACACACACTCTTCTTCTATCTCCTTTCTCTCTGTATCTCTCTGCCTAACATCGGTTCACTGCAATGGAACCAAAAGTTTTCAAGGTAACTTCAATTAATATTGTAATAATATAGTTTTTGTATCAAAGTTTAACTTTTTTGAATATGGAACAGGCTATGCTACATTTCATATACAGAGACGCGCTTATGAAAGATGAGTTAGCGACATCTAGTTCTTTCTCCGAATCCGATTCGTTAATAGCCAAGTTGTTGGCTGCTGCCGATAAGTATAATTTGGTCAGACTTCGCCGGATGTGTGAGTCTCACCTCTGTAAAGATATAACCGTAAACTCTGTTGGTAGATCTCTCGCACTGGCCGATCGTTATCATGCCACTGAATTGAAAGTTGTTTGCTTAAGATACGCAGCTGAAAATCTTGCAGGTATGTTACAATATATGTATTAATGGCAGCGTGTGGATTATGTGACTTCTAGTGTTTCTAATGAAAACATATTTGGGTTTGCTAACATCACTTTCACTTCAATTCTCCCTGTTGCTTTCTCTGCAGCCTATCTCCGACCGTAGGATAATTTCAACTCCAACCAACTTCTCAATCTAGCCTTTTCGAGCTTCCTAGGTACGTGACTTACATGGATTTCGTTCGCTTATACTCATTAAACAAAAGCCTCATCCTAATTATTAACAACAACAACTGATTCGTGTTTGATTTGGGACTATAAAGATTGGGTGGCTGTTATGGCAGGGGAGAGACGAGAGACCGAGACAAAGGAGGTAGAAGAAGAAGTGGGGTGTGATGGAACCCACAAAATATTATTGTTTTATAATagctttaaataaaataaaaaagaaatgaccattttgcccctaaggaaaaagacaaaataggaggatttaatttgagaaatatgacctgatttcacatttggaccaaaatgacaataaaagtgaaactatatggacccagatgcaaaatatttgagttttgtattaaagtgataaaagtgaccaaacctcagggagcaaaatggcagtttactccagAAAGATTTAAAACTTTTGTTCATAACCTTAAAGAGAAGAAGTACCTCTTTAAAGTAGTTTTAACAACTCACCTAGGTTCTACATGCCTTCCATGTAGTCATTACACTCGGACTTACTTGCCCCATTAACTGGTGCATTGACACTCTTAGGGTGAgcggggcactcccctaagaggggagtcccctctcttacgcacacccaatcaggttatgccacgttaactcccctcttaaactcccctcacaccccaatttgatggcggcactcctctcttaagtgacttgtttttttattaaaaaaaaaatttattggtTGATTGAATGGGGGGCCCACCTTCTCTCTCCTGCCCTCTTCGGTGCCGGCTCCCCGATTTTGGTCCCCGATTGAATGGCGGCACTGCCCCTATTCGGCGGATTTGGTCCCCGCATGGAGTCACCGAGGGTGCCCCCTCACCCTTATTATCTTCTAAAGTAGAGGTTATAGGTTTAAGTCTCACATGAAGTAAAATTACCCAGGTTAAGCCATAGGTTTTATCACAATAGTAGGCCGGTAACTTTTTACTATTAGGttgagtaaactgctaaaatcgaCCCCgtggtttgactcaaattgctagatcagtccaaaatcaacttttttttgctaaaacagtccctgagcctagtttATGTTGCaatttcagtccaataaattaacaccgttagaacctccgttaatgaatgggtaaaactgctaaattcgttcctgaggtttgattcaagttgctagatcagtccaaaatcaagttttttgaatttgttaattataaacttatttaggtatataatttttctagacttgcattaattttttgaatttgttaattataaacttattaagattataaacttatttaggtatataatttttctagacttgcattaattttttgaatttgttaattataaacttatttaggtatataaatcattaatattaCAAGAGAAAAAAATCcttttgttagttattttgaaaaattatttgttagttattttgattattattattattttcattaaatgtttactaattatatacttaagtatttaaataagataatacttaatttaatttaaataaaattagttttaaaaatataaatgtagCTTTTTTTAAGAGCGTAATTTAACCGGCCCAGCCTTAAATActgattttatttttatgttgttgttgttgttaccatgtaaatatttagtatttatttaaggatttaaataagacaacagttaatttaaacaatatttagttatgaaaaatacaaacattatatgtaaatttaaatattaagaaattaacataatttttatttgtttttatttaattcgtaatatttaatgtttaatatttatcaattattttaatttaatatttgtattataaagttcttttattcattttttctacttaattaagtggtttcttatttaataatactTATCATTCAGGTGAGGTCGGACAACATGTCGTGCCAGAACAAGTCTCATAAAAAGGATTATTTTGGTTtgagtcaaaacgggttcgggtcaaaccagtgtttaagacaggtcaaataaaattgtgctctccaaaagagctacattctgtttatatttttataactaaacacaaatttaaattatatatttagggtagacttgtaatttatcttaaattttaagacatttaagaaaatatataatgcatttggtacaagtattgatgcattaagaacctgccatttaccatttttttttctcttgtaatattaatgatttattcaacgaacataaatataactggacccaccttaaataagtttataatcttgtgatattaatgatttatatacctaaataagtttataatctacataagtttataattaaaaaattcaaaaaattaatgcaagtctagaaaaattatatacctaaataagtttataatctacataagtttataattaacaaattcaaaaaagtaatgcaagtctagaaaaattatatacctaaataagtttataattacaaattcaaaaaacttgattttggactgatctagcaacttgaatcaaacctcagggacgaatttagcagttttacccattcattaacggaggttctaacggtgttaatttattggactgaaatagtaACAGAAACAAGGCTCAGGGACCGTTTTAgcaaaaaaaagttgattttggactgatctagcaatttgagtcaaacctcaaggatgattttagcagtttactctattaGGTTTATCAAGGTGATCAATCAACCTTTTATTGGTGTTAAAAAACCTGCACCACTAATAGATTTTTTGTTCAATCAAAACCGTCGTTTTCGTAAATACCAACATTCATATACAATTATTTCGTAAATACCAATATTCATAGGCTGTGTCTATTCGCACACGCTGtttgtctttttgcacatccaaagcgccccgctttggccatagcgaggcgctttggatgtgcaaaaaaGACAAACAGCTTGGTTGGGGTTTATTTGGGTTGATGTGGgttagtttggtagggatttttggttgAATTAGTATGGTAGAGATTTTTGTAGTAAAAAAATTTTATGTGAGATTTGCCGTTGTGAATgggaatttgtttttgaatgattgaatgttgccttttttgaattaaaacgttgtttattttattttattaaatttgccgttataattacgtcgttacgtcattatttttacagaaggtgtataacataagttcaacgaGCGTTAAATAAAACGAACACgttatttgtttttgaatgattgaatgttgcctttttttgaattaaaacgttgtttattttattttattaaatttgccgttataattacgtcgttacgtcattatttttatagaaggtgtataacataagttcaacgaGCGTTAAATAAAacgaacacgttaaataaaatatacagaaagccataagaattaaacgtgatgtaaatagaagattaactgcaatatatatatatatatatatatatcagtttgtacatacaatacacaacaaaaaggtacaactgagtacataatacataacaaaacactaaacaaacaaactaatgtactaatcctcgtgcggtggggacggtgggaggggaCGTGGAGGCAACGCAACGAGCTCTCGTAGCTCAACGAGCGTCTGGACCATCCAGTCAATGAGTGCGCCCTGACGTCTGAGGCGCCGgtcgaagtcccgagccacctcacgcgCTACCGGAGGTAGGTCAGCGTAAACGTGTTGCGGGTACTGTGGAGGCTCAGGAGCTGGCTGAACTGGTGGTACGTGGACCTCCTCGACCCGGTCCTCCTGCGCCGGATCATCCTGAGCCTGAGGCTGaggctgagcctgagcctgagcctgagcctgagcctgagcatagcggggcgttttgggcttttttaaattttttaaaattgtattTAATTAACAAACGGGTCAATAAATAGTCTAAATTTGCCGTTTTTTCCtttatacatcattttttaatatatatggactatacggcaagttccggatcaaatcggttacgtgtgatgtcttATTCCGTGATCTCGTATCATTTAGGTTTGAAATCACAAGTACTCCTGTGAGAAGTGTTATGTGTATCAGCCGCCTATCGTACATGAACATGACGTATttttttcattaattgcagtattatgatgtatactgtcatttcgggtcgtacaagtgcgtattgaatccgattgggtcgtgtcggtgacattcggtttttaacgtgatgtaacgcgtatattgaacaaacacaaacgtggttattattaaacacatttaagatacacaaacacaaacgtgattattattaaacacatttaagatacatcgtgaacatatggGATTGCATTAAGGTCGGGGGCACGATACGTAAGCATTTCGTACGTGTCGATCTGATCCCTGTATAATGTATGCCAGCCTGCTGCGCGCTCTGTTCTGTTCGATGTCCAGAGTAGGTttgggggaggcattggataacaaccttcaagctctacatgtatgaaatgCCCCTTGTCGACGAACACAACCGCAACTACCAGGTGAGGTTCCTCAGCTTCGTTTGGGCCGCCCAGCATAGGGAAAATTGTATCGCTCCCACGAAtgtcgaaggtgtgaacaatcacaccgtaTCGTTGGGCAATAAGAAACCCCGTCTCAGGCATCGACATGTAATTTTCGATACCTGCTCGTCCCACCCCCTAGAAATCGATCCGTTTAACCAGCGCATCATAATGTCCTACATTTTCCGGATCGAAAACCTGCCTCCAAAGCGATTCGTGCATACGTAACTCCTTTAGAAGCTGTTCCCGGATcttcaaatatgaattttgtttcaatcctaacccaacagccaccgatctaaatccacaatgaccatctggtttcacgtcctttattttaacgatgtatggatggatcacgttgggaatctgagatgcgtagttgcggatcgctatatccgtcttaggaccgagcttgatattcgggaaatcagggtgtaggtTGAGCGGTTTGGTATTCTTTCCTCTGCAAGAATCTTCGGCTGATATGTACGAGCTGTGACGGTGAAGATCGTCTGAGGCATCGACCCAAGTTTCTTCTGACGGATTGTAAGAGCTTTGTCTAGCAGCTTcaacctttctttcttcctgcCTTTTCAATGTTGGTCGACCACGAGTTTTCTTCAGAACAGCAGGAGGTTTTTTGTTACTGTTCCCTggattgaggatttgctgaaacttttcaaagaagctccttttcacttgagggggtgttggatcgatctgttttttcaatttttcaaattccgcATCTACATCAATATCCTCTATTttattccttgcaggcttgaagttaagcttcttccaaaacacgtctatgtgtgtgatccggatttgctgacctgtggatgaaaacaaattaggtggcaaaatcataacgagaaagttcaaaaataataattacctttattttccaacttttccaaacgacaggcacatggcaaaccacagctggtaaaaagttggcaaccacagcttccaccgtaggctctcaacccgtcttccttacgCTTTAGTTCCATAAtcaaaagctcaatcgcatatattgaaacctttctgagaatatatgcaagcatgggctgcttcttgtggtgcgtcatcactttttggaggcttgtttcaaaggtacttctaatctcggcgtattgtttagcaacaacatgatcaacatacagtacaagtttatccagtgtgttgcgatgacttggaaagtgactttttaatgttgcatgcatgctctcaaccctgttggtcgtagtctggcgaaagttgatagtttggttaatccagcaagatacaaacttttcacggtaaggatccaaccaggatttcttcatataatcataaacctctaaaattaaaaaacgtaaatagtcagtttttgttattatataaaatttgaacataattatgtaagaaatactcacgttcacggtcagcttctttcagctgtgcttcaaagttttccaagttatacatgtatatttcctcggtcgtggactcgcacaatgtccaaaatgtacgtacgaattctttccactccttgtcagagaatttcttcttgctgttcttattaatat
The Helianthus annuus cultivar XRQ/B chromosome 6, HanXRQr2.0-SUNRISE, whole genome shotgun sequence genome window above contains:
- the LOC110945081 gene encoding BTB/POZ and MATH domain-containing protein 4 codes for the protein MEPKVFKAMLHFIYRDALMKDELATSSSFSESDSLIAKLLAAADKYNLVRLRRMCESHLCKDITVNSVGRSLALADRYHATELKVVCLRYAAENLAGERRETETKEVEEEVGCDGTHKILLFYNSFK